From a region of the Tachypleus tridentatus isolate NWPU-2018 chromosome 1, ASM421037v1, whole genome shotgun sequence genome:
- the LOC143222906 gene encoding uncharacterized protein LOC143222906 isoform X1 — MASRSCKHSRDAFCYVCGQFINTSAKKYSVTASAKMCEAYKAYFGMAVGDPDKPWAPHFTCEHRKKTLEGWYRGKKRSMKFAIPRIWREPTDHSSNCYFCMVDPPKRRAGKNASAIMYSYLPSSIVQVPYCPELLVPTPTDT; from the exons atggcatcaagaagctgcaagcattctcgagacgcattctgctatgtatgtggccaatttatcaatacaagtgcgaaaaagtactctgtgacagcatctgccaaaatgtgtgaagcctataaggcatatttcggcatggcTGTCGGGGATCCAGACAAACCCTGGGCTCCTCATTTTACTTGCGAGCAccgcaaaaaaactctagaag gatggtacagagggaaaAAGAGatccatgaagttcgctattccaagaatttggcgtgaacctactgaccactcaagcaattgctacttctgcatggtggaccctcccaaacgtcgggctggcaagaatgcatctgctatcatgtattcgtaccttccatcatccatcgtcCAAGTGCCATACTGCCCTGAGCTCCTTGTGCCCACTCCGAcagatacgtga